From the Diospyros lotus cultivar Yz01 chromosome 13, ASM1463336v1, whole genome shotgun sequence genome, one window contains:
- the LOC127788218 gene encoding uncharacterized protein LOC127788218, with product MSVAQYEEEFTSLARFAPELVDTDEKKATKFLRGLRVEIRFQLAGAQFTDYSTLVHRAYIIERERSELRAALTATRGSGSAQGQGNDRKRKGAPGPSRGTPDIPPCKTCGKRHRDPCRYDRGVTCYTCGQAGHVQRDCPQGSGRASSQEVTCFKCGRKGHKANVCSVPPQRGGQRPGYQSDRSGQRQSVPRLQGMAPSLALPSGL from the coding sequence ATGTCAGTGGCTCAGTATGAGGAGGAGTTCACCTCCCTAGCACGCTTTGCCCCCGAGTTAGTAGACACTGATGAGAAGAAAGCGACCAAGTTCTTGAGAGGGTTACGAGTGGAGATTCGATTTCAGCTGGCAGGTGCGCAGTTCACTGACTATTCTACACTGGTACATCGGGCATACATcattgagagggagaggagCGAGCTGAGAGCAGCCCTGACAGCTACTAGGGGGTCAGGCTCAGCCCAGGGACAGGGCAATGACAGGAAGAGGAAGGGTGCACCAGGGCCTTCGAGAGGCACGCCAGACATCCCCCCATGCAAGACATGTGGAAAGAGGCATCGTGACCCATGCCGCTATGACAGAGGGGTGACATGTTACACTTGTGGTCAGGCGGGGCACGTACAGAGGGACTGCCCTCAGGGGTCAGGTAGAGCAAGCAGCCAGGAGGTGACATGTTTTAAATGTGGGCGCAAGGGCCATAAGGCCAACGTTTGTTCAGTGCCACCCCAACGAGGAGGCCAAAGGCCGGGGTATCAGAGTGATAGATCTGGGCAGAGGCAGTCAGTGCCTAGACTTCAGGGGATGGCACCATCATTGGCACTACCATCAggactgtaa